One window from the genome of Garra rufa chromosome 1, GarRuf1.0, whole genome shotgun sequence encodes:
- the nr1d1 gene encoding nuclear receptor subfamily 1 group D member 1, producing the protein MTLLELNMTTAVDTNNTGGVISYIGSCGGSPNRTSPVSMYSENSNSSLQSFTQPCFGSSFPPSPNGSHDSSRMYTSSSSSSSSSGSGEEGSSSCSGGSPRGRDDVGSARNSPNKSVATLTKLNGMVLLCKVCGDVASGFHYGVHACEGCKGFFRRSIQQNIQYKKCLKNETCTIMRINRNRCQQCRFKKCLSVGMSRDAVRFGRIPKREKQRMLAEMQNAMNNMVNNQLQSEFQLASITSNTPCSSSLSPSTSSSSPSPCPGLTVGPQPQPPAAPSPSPPAPASPLVQPAQSPPSLTSSPPPCSSPGVDKTIAAITRAHRETFVYAHDKLGPVLLPHNAELDNQSSNRCMAGYHLNGHNTIFHHDNNVAHHCNNFEVPQENGYHFQGSQAPGQYQQHNNNGQRAPNSNLFGVHHTQEMNGSSQGQNCPWKKRKEILLACPMNMHPYSDPNKTPQEIWEDFSLSFTPAVREVVEFAKHIPGFSTLSQNDQVTLLKAGTFEVLMVRFASLFNVKERTVTFISGTTYSLEALKSMGMGDLLGTMFDFSEKLNSLELSAEELGLFTAVVLVSADRSGIENVNSVEMLQESLIRALRTLVSKSAPNDTSRFTKLLLKLPDLRTLNNMHSEKLLSFRIDA; encoded by the exons GTGGGGTAATATCGTACATCGGATCGTGCGGAGGCTCCCCCAACCGCACCAGCCCTGTATCCATGTACAGTGAGAATTCCAACAGCAGCCTGCAGTCCTTTACACAGCCCTGCTTTGGCTCTTCATTCCCACCATCCCCCAATGGATCCCATGATTCCTCACGTATGTACACCAGCAGCAGTAGCAGCAGCTCGAGTTCGGGATCAGGAGAGGAGGGAAGCTCATCGTGCTCCGGCGGATCCCCAAGAGGCCGCGATGATGTTGGAAGTGCACGGAATTCACCCAACAAATCAGTTGCCACCCTTACTA AGCTGAATGGAATGGTGTTGCTGTGCAAGGTGTGTGGCGACGTGGCTTCTGGATTTCACTATGGTGTCCATGCCTGTGAGGGCTGCAAG GGTTTCTTTCGACGCAGCATCCAGCAGAACATCCAGTACAAAAAGTGCCTAAAGAATGAAACCTGTACCATCATGAGGATAAACCGGAACCGGTGCCAGCAGTGCCGTTTCAAAAAGTGTCTGTCTGTCGGAATGTCCCGTGACG CTGTTCGTTTTGGCCGTATCCCAAAACGCGAGAAGCAACGCATGCTGGCCGAGATGCAGAATGCCATGAACAACATGGTGAACAACCAGCTTCAAAGTGAATTCCAGCTGGCGAGCATCACGTCCAACACCCCCTGCTCTTCATCTTTATCCCCATCCACCTCTTCCTCTTCCCCATCTCCGTGCCCGGGGCTTACAGTGGGACCGCAACCCCAGCCCCCCGCAGCCCCGTCCCCTTCACCTCCGGCCCCAGCCTCCCCATTAGTGCAGCCAGCTCAGAGTCCCCCATCTCTGACTTCCTCTCCACCACCGTGCTCCAGTCCAGGTGTCGACAAAACCATCGCCGCCATAACCAGAGCACACCGTGAGACCTTCGTCTACGCCCATGATAAATTGGGTCCAGTGCTTCTGCCTCACAACGCCGAGCTGGACAACCAAAGCAGCAACCGCTGCATGGCTGGATACCACCTCAATGGCCACAACACCATCTTCCACCATGATAACAATGTCGCTCATCATTGTAACAACTTTGAGGTGCCACAAGAAAACGGCTACCATTTTCAAGGCTCCCAAGCACCTGGACAATACCAGCAGCACAATAACAATGGTCAGCGAGCACCAAACAGTAACCTCTTTGGCGTCCACCACACTCAGGAGATGAACGGCAGCTCTCAGGGTCAGAACTGTCCATGGAAAAAACGCAAGGAGATACTTCTG GCTTGTCCAATGAACATGCATCCCTACTCGGACCCCAACAAAACGCCACAGGAAATTTGGGAAGACTTCTCTCTTAGCTTCACCCCAGCAGTCAGAGAAGTGGTGGAGTTCGCCAAACACATCCCAGGATTTAGCACGCTATCCCAGAACGACCAAGTCACTTTGCTGAAGGCCGGAACGTTTGAG GTCCTTATGGTGCGCTTTGCCTCTCTGTTTAACGTAAAAGAGAGGACTGTAACATTCATCTCAGGCACCACCTACAGCCTGGAGGCCCTGAAAAGCATGGGCATGGGCGATCTACTGGGAACCATGTTCGACTTCAGCGAAAAACTCAACTCATTAGAGCTCTCAGCTGAAGAACTGGGACTCTTCACTGCAGTCGTGCTGGTGTCTGCTG ATCGCTCTGGCATTGAAAACGTCAATTCAGTCGAGATGCTTCAGGAGAGTTTAATCCGGGCTCTCCGGACCCTCGTCAGCAAGAGCGCTCCCAACGACACCTCCCGATTCACCAAGCTGCTGCTGAAACTTCCTGACCTGCGTACGCTGAATAACATGCACTCGGAGAAGCTGCTCTCTTTCCGCATTGACGCCTGA